GGCAGCCACGCAACTGCCGCACATGGTACACCGTTCGGTGGAGTATTCGATTTTCCAGGGCAAATCATTGACAGTTACGTCCTGGGTTCTTACTGTTTCCATCGCTGCACCTCCAAGTCTTCCGTAATGACAACGACTTCGCGTTCATTCGGGTAAATATCGGCCTCTTTGTTGCGGTTGGGCAGAATCACATTCAAGCCGCAGACTTCCGAGGCAATCGCCATCGTCGTATCATCACCGCCGACAACAACAGGCCGCAATTTTTTGGAATCGCAGCAGGTCATCATATTGCCGTCTGGCAGCAGGGCAATAATCGTATTCGGTCCGTTTATCTCCAAATGCCCCAATGATTGCCTAATGGCCGTTAGCTCCGCTTTATCGGGGCGCTGTTCGATTTCGTCAAAGGGCAGCGGCGTAATGACATGTTTATAGTACTTAATCGGCCACTTCAGTTCATGCAACACATAATGCAGCGTATATAAGAAGTTTTGCGAGTCCGATTCAAAACCGATATAGCCCCGGTGCAGTGATTTCTGATATTCCTTGTTCTTGGTATAGAAGGTATTCTCACCATTGGCGCACAGGGTATAGCCCTGCAGAAAGAACGGATGCGCCGCGTAACGGACAATATCATAGTTGGTGTTCTGTCTACATTGCACCACAATGTTCTTAGCCAGCAGGCTGTCATTCTTGTCCCACAGTTTAAAATAGGTGGCAATATCACGGGGATCGCCGATTTCTTTCAAGGTCAATACATCAGGCCAGAAAGAGTAGGCATAGCCCTGATTGTCTTTTTCTAAAATAGCGCGTAAAGCCAGCCGCACGTCTAAGAGCAGCTCTTCCTTTTCCTTCTGGCTGGCGCCGCTGAAATGTTCCGGATAATCATAAGCCCGGAAGATATAATACGGCATGGCCTTAATATCCAGACCCGGCTGACGGTTGCCCCGCGGAATCCATTCAAATACAGGCTGGAAATCGTGCGCTTCCATATAGTCCTCCACCAGCTTGGCTCCCTTTTGTGTACAGGCCAGTGATAATAAGGGCTTATCCTTGTACTTGGCAAACATTCCGTCCAGATCCTGCATCACCATAGCAAACCCGGAATTATCATGTCCTTCCTGTTGGGGCAGCATTAAATACAATGCGTCAGAAGGATGAAACGGCACTTTGCTTTTAATAGCACCAATTCGGCACATAGGTATTCCACCTCTCCCATAAATAAAAATAAAGCATAAAAAAATAAACCCTGCGAAAAGTACCGGAACTTGTTTTCCAGGACCTTCCGCCGGGTTTTTTATACCAACGGTGTAGCACAGCGCTAACCCTTATGCAAGGTGCCACGCTGCACCTGTGCCGCTCGGTCCAGACCGCTAACGCGCGGAACCCTAGGCAC
The window above is part of the Propionispora vibrioides genome. Proteins encoded here:
- a CDS encoding glutamate synthase; this translates as MCRIGAIKSKVPFHPSDALYLMLPQQEGHDNSGFAMVMQDLDGMFAKYKDKPLLSLACTQKGAKLVEDYMEAHDFQPVFEWIPRGNRQPGLDIKAMPYYIFRAYDYPEHFSGASQKEKEELLLDVRLALRAILEKDNQGYAYSFWPDVLTLKEIGDPRDIATYFKLWDKNDSLLAKNIVVQCRQNTNYDIVRYAAHPFFLQGYTLCANGENTFYTKNKEYQKSLHRGYIGFESDSQNFLYTLHYVLHELKWPIKYYKHVITPLPFDEIEQRPDKAELTAIRQSLGHLEINGPNTIIALLPDGNMMTCCDSKKLRPVVVGGDDTTMAIASEVCGLNVILPNRNKEADIYPNEREVVVITEDLEVQRWKQ